One genomic segment of Spiroplasma endosymbiont of Poecilobothrus nobilitatus includes these proteins:
- the pstB gene encoding phosphate ABC transporter ATP-binding protein PstB, which yields MDPKVIINNPTFDSSDNNPDLIKVKNVDFFYKGNKRALFNISMKIKEHTVTAFIGSSGSGKSTLLRLFNRMNDVEPKSVFKGEILINGKDIYSPETDIVKLRTDIGMVFQKPSPFPMSIYDNVAYGPRNQGVRDRKLVNSIVVESLKRAALWDEVKDNLRDSAFALSGGQQQRLCIARAIAMKPKILLMDEPTSALDPISTSKIEELITQLKKDFTIVLVTHHMQQAARVADYTAFFAKGKLIEYNKTKIIFSRPANKKTEDYITGRFE from the coding sequence ATGGATCCAAAAGTAATTATTAATAATCCAACATTTGATTCATCAGATAATAATCCAGATTTAATTAAAGTAAAAAATGTTGACTTTTTTTATAAAGGAAACAAACGGGCTCTTTTTAATATTTCAATGAAAATTAAAGAACATACTGTTACTGCTTTTATTGGTTCCTCAGGATCAGGAAAATCAACATTACTGCGTTTATTTAATCGAATGAATGATGTTGAGCCAAAGTCAGTTTTTAAAGGTGAAATTTTAATTAATGGGAAGGATATTTATAGTCCTGAAACAGATATTGTTAAATTACGAACAGACATTGGGATGGTATTTCAAAAACCTTCACCATTTCCAATGTCAATTTATGATAATGTTGCTTATGGACCACGGAATCAAGGGGTTCGTGATCGAAAATTAGTTAATAGTATTGTTGTTGAAAGTTTAAAACGAGCGGCATTATGAGATGAAGTAAAAGATAATTTACGAGATTCTGCTTTTGCATTATCAGGGGGACAACAACAACGTTTATGTATTGCTCGGGCAATTGCGATGAAACCTAAAATTTTATTAATGGATGAACCAACTAGTGCTTTAGATCCAATTTCAACATCAAAAATTGAGGAATTAATTACCCAACTAAAAAAAGATTTTACAATTGTTTTAGTAACCCACCATATGCAACAAGCCGCACGAGTTGCTGATTATACCGCTTTTTTTGCAAAAGGGAAATTAATTGAATATAATAAAACTAAGATTATTTTCTCTCGTCCTGCTAATAAAAAAACAGAAGATTATATTACTGGGCGTTTTGAATAA
- the phoU gene encoding phosphate signaling complex protein PhoU translates to MSIKIENDLAQTKQMIIDMIAMTKNQYDDMVKCLETNDVELAQSVISADETINKMQEAFIEVSLWKIAKQQMVAKDLRRIVGFILIVKEVERIADYAKSICRYYIKYKPSTKLINFLKKLVAKVIEMLTEVSNIFEEERIESAYNILKYDTELDKIYKVENDALIEKIREAKSKEEIKVITLTMQQLRSIERAGTHIINIAETLIYIIEGKIYDFELPI, encoded by the coding sequence ATGAGCATAAAAATTGAAAATGATTTAGCACAAACAAAACAAATGATTATTGATATGATTGCAATGACAAAAAATCAATATGATGATATGGTTAAATGTTTAGAAACAAATGATGTCGAGCTTGCTCAAAGTGTTATTTCCGCTGATGAAACAATTAATAAAATGCAAGAGGCTTTCATTGAAGTTTCGCTATGAAAAATTGCAAAACAACAAATGGTTGCAAAAGATTTACGACGAATAGTTGGCTTCATTTTGATTGTTAAGGAGGTTGAGCGTATTGCAGATTATGCAAAAAGTATTTGTCGTTATTATATCAAATATAAACCTTCAACAAAGTTAATTAATTTTTTAAAAAAATTAGTTGCAAAAGTCATTGAAATGTTAACAGAAGTATCAAATATTTTTGAGGAAGAACGAATCGAATCAGCATATAATATTTTAAAATATGATACTGAATTAGACAAGATTTATAAAGTTGAAAATGATGCTTTAATTGAAAAAATTCGTGAAGCAAAATCAAAAGAAGAAATTAAAGTTATTACTTTAACAATGCAACAATTACGTTCAATTGAACGTGCTGGAACACATATCATTAATATTGCTGAAACATTAATTTATATTATTGAAGGAAAAATTTATGATTTTGAATTGCCAATTTAA
- the pstA gene encoding phosphate ABC transporter permease PstA codes for MAKKEVTKEKQPFSQKMALWKICFTNNFRGRKQIIDFTSKIIIYCFAILTILILLTLVGFIIYKSIYFFQHYPGGFWGFLSGNTWNANNSQFGIWRIIIATFFVLLIALLFAIPLTTFSSLYISEYLSPRIKRKVIGIIQLLAGIPSVVFGLFALAILGPLFMLMGAPSTSNLLVTSITLAFMGLPIMISLSINALENVPDSYRFGSLALGLSKTHTTYRIVLRSAWFKIITAIMMGVARIIGETMAVMMIAGNAPDCLKLGNGFINFIFSSIATLASTIGLEMLENSGPMHESALYAIGLVLFIIVCIINIFIISSQAFHKRKRNYHARKTTKGLRLSKSYNANKINKLFYEHIEKTRGLKKFKDGIGMFFLISSTVIVVSFTLVILATIIWKGLFGMVWSDLISTSTFDGGAGILSTFLVTLLLVICSIIFAIPLSLMVAIYLNEYSRPNSIFAKVVRFAIDVLLSTPSIIYGTFGLAFFIGVCRLPLSILSSGLTLTIVILLIMIRSIEDALSGVENSLRHASLALGANKTSTTLKVVLPNAMPGIITAIILAIGRVIGESAPVYLTLGTAVRLPIAGFMSPGASMTTQILMLSKEGATSGAMRIMFELAFAIMVLIWLSNSLAHILGKKFVPNYVNIGFGAKWKNQINNLKFFFSKENYLHQKQSFNNFWKKFVPKKKQRHEENNMKKKEEK; via the coding sequence ATGGCGAAGAAAGAAGTCACGAAAGAAAAACAACCGTTTTCCCAAAAAATGGCATTATGAAAAATTTGTTTTACAAATAATTTTCGTGGGCGAAAACAAATTATTGATTTTACTTCAAAAATTATTATTTATTGTTTTGCGATTTTAACAATTTTAATTTTATTAACTCTAGTTGGTTTTATTATTTATAAATCAATTTATTTTTTCCAGCATTATCCTGGTGGTTTTTGGGGCTTTTTATCGGGCAATACTTGAAATGCTAATAATAGTCAATTTGGTATTTGACGAATTATTATTGCAACATTTTTTGTCTTATTAATTGCTTTACTATTTGCAATTCCGTTAACTACTTTTTCATCATTATATATTTCAGAATATTTAAGTCCAAGGATTAAACGTAAAGTGATTGGTATTATCCAATTGCTAGCTGGAATTCCATCTGTTGTTTTTGGATTATTTGCTTTAGCAATTTTAGGACCGCTTTTCATGTTAATGGGCGCTCCTTCAACCTCAAACTTATTAGTAACATCAATTACTTTAGCTTTTATGGGTTTGCCAATTATGATTTCATTATCAATCAATGCTTTAGAAAATGTTCCTGATTCATATCGCTTTGGTTCATTAGCATTAGGATTAAGTAAAACCCATACAACTTATCGTATTGTTTTACGTTCAGCTTGATTTAAAATTATTACTGCTATTATGATGGGAGTTGCACGGATTATTGGAGAAACAATGGCGGTGATGATGATTGCTGGAAACGCACCAGATTGTTTAAAACTTGGGAATGGTTTTATTAATTTTATTTTTTCATCAATAGCAACTTTAGCATCAACAATTGGATTAGAAATGTTGGAAAATTCAGGGCCAATGCATGAATCGGCATTATATGCAATTGGACTAGTATTATTTATTATCGTCTGTATTATTAATATTTTTATTATTTCATCACAAGCATTTCATAAACGAAAACGAAACTATCATGCTCGTAAAACAACAAAAGGTTTACGATTAAGTAAATCATATAATGCTAATAAAATTAATAAATTATTTTATGAACATATTGAAAAAACAAGAGGTTTGAAAAAGTTTAAAGATGGAATTGGAATGTTCTTTTTAATCTCTTCAACTGTAATTGTTGTATCGTTTACATTAGTTATTTTAGCTACAATTATTTGAAAAGGATTATTTGGAATGGTATGAAGTGATCTAATTTCAACGTCAACCTTTGATGGCGGAGCAGGAATTCTTTCAACATTTTTAGTTACTCTGTTATTAGTCATTTGTTCAATAATTTTTGCGATACCATTATCATTAATGGTTGCCATTTATTTAAATGAATATTCCCGTCCAAATAGCATTTTTGCAAAAGTGGTGCGTTTTGCAATTGATGTTTTATTATCAACACCAAGTATTATTTATGGAACTTTTGGATTAGCTTTCTTTATTGGTGTTTGTCGTTTACCATTATCAATTTTAAGTTCTGGTTTAACATTAACAATTGTTATTTTACTAATTATGATTCGTAGTATTGAGGATGCTTTATCAGGTGTTGAAAACTCATTGCGACATGCATCATTAGCATTAGGAGCTAACAAAACATCAACAACACTGAAAGTTGTTTTACCAAATGCGATGCCAGGTATTATTACTGCAATTATTTTAGCAATTGGACGTGTTATTGGTGAATCAGCGCCAGTTTATTTAACATTAGGAACCGCGGTACGGTTACCAATTGCTGGATTTATGTCACCAGGGGCAAGTATGACAACGCAAATTCTAATGCTCTCAAAAGAAGGAGCAACATCAGGAGCAATGCGGATTATGTTTGAATTAGCTTTTGCGATTATGGTTTTAATTTGGTTATCGAATAGTTTGGCCCATATTTTAGGAAAGAAATTTGTACCAAATTATGTTAATATTGGATTTGGAGCGAAGTGAAAAAATCAAATTAATAACTTAAAATTTTTCTTTTCAAAAGAAAATTATCTTCATCAAAAACAAAGTTTTAATAATTTTTGAAAAAAATTTGTGCCAAAGAAAAAACAACGCCATGAAGAAAATAATATGAAGAAGAAGGAAGAAAAATAA
- a CDS encoding uracil-xanthine permease family protein, with amino-acid sequence MEKEQTILTENNIKLLLGPHDLPKIFFQWSILALQHVFAMFCSTVLVPLIINQTARVEVMNIAMALFCSGVGTLIYIAITAAKVPMYLGSSFAYMGAMGVCYPLYGNAVFIAVMMVGVIYITFGVLAYFIGNKFLERILPAVIVGPLIIIIGMSVAPSAINNAGFNPTAWKQPYSHWIGIAIFAFLVTAIIALKCKGFAKVVPVIIGVVAGYLLCVILHFAIGTEYQILDTSKITGPSQWQWYPSFKKNWDLKASNIGPAILAISPLAIIAIAEHIGDHISMGQMTGKNFVKDPGMHRTLIADGVSIIFDGLVGGPANTTYSENASVVWMTRITSVWVTGLAALFAIGLSFITPVNQLVQMSPAPVMGGISMIMFGLIATNGIRVLINNQIDYTNMKNVFVTAIMLVLGLGGAIFNFNLGTGNLQFTGVALEAFAGIFLNLLLPDHQNNGFQWWKKLKLFIKTQKNKKEKKREKNKCI; translated from the coding sequence ATGGAAAAAGAACAAACTATTTTAACTGAAAATAATATTAAATTATTATTAGGGCCGCATGATCTCCCAAAAATCTTTTTTCAATGATCAATTTTAGCATTACAGCATGTTTTTGCTATGTTTTGTTCAACGGTGTTAGTACCATTAATTATTAATCAAACAGCTAGAGTTGAAGTTATGAACATTGCAATGGCCTTGTTCTGTTCGGGGGTTGGAACATTAATTTATATTGCAATTACCGCTGCAAAAGTACCAATGTATTTGGGGAGTTCGTTTGCATATATGGGAGCAATGGGTGTGTGTTATCCTTTATATGGCAATGCAGTTTTTATTGCCGTAATGATGGTTGGTGTTATTTATATCACTTTTGGAGTATTAGCATATTTTATTGGTAATAAATTTTTAGAACGAATTTTACCAGCAGTAATTGTTGGACCATTAATTATTATTATTGGAATGTCTGTTGCCCCAAGTGCAATTAATAATGCTGGTTTTAATCCAACTGCTTGAAAGCAACCTTATTCACATTGGATTGGGATTGCTATTTTTGCCTTTTTAGTAACAGCAATTATCGCTTTAAAATGTAAAGGATTTGCTAAGGTAGTTCCAGTAATTATTGGTGTTGTCGCAGGATATTTATTATGTGTAATTCTTCATTTCGCAATTGGAACAGAATATCAAATTTTAGATACATCAAAAATTACTGGCCCAAGTCAATGACAATGATATCCATCGTTTAAAAAAAATTGAGATTTAAAAGCAAGTAATATTGGGCCAGCTATTTTAGCAATTAGTCCCTTGGCAATTATTGCCATTGCTGAACATATTGGTGATCATATTAGTATGGGTCAAATGACAGGAAAAAATTTTGTTAAAGACCCCGGAATGCATCGAACATTAATTGCTGATGGAGTTTCAATTATTTTTGATGGTTTAGTTGGTGGACCAGCAAATACAACATATAGTGAAAATGCTTCAGTAGTTTGGATGACACGAATTACTTCGGTATGAGTAACAGGATTGGCTGCTTTGTTTGCAATTGGATTATCATTTATTACTCCAGTGAATCAATTAGTACAAATGTCGCCAGCACCAGTAATGGGTGGGATTAGTATGATTATGTTTGGTTTAATTGCTACAAACGGAATTCGAGTGTTAATTAATAATCAAATTGATTATACAAATATGAAAAATGTTTTTGTAACAGCAATTATGTTAGTGTTAGGCTTAGGAGGGGCGATTTTTAATTTTAATTTAGGGACTGGTAATTTACAATTTACAGGTGTTGCACTAGAAGCATTTGCTGGAATTTTCTTAAATTTATTGTTACCAGATCATCAAAATAATGGTTTTCAATGATGAAAAAAATTAAAGTTATTTATTAAAACACAAAAAAACAAAAAAGAGAAAAAAAGAGAAAAAAATAAGTGCATATAA
- a CDS encoding chromosome segregation protein SMC: MLFLKKLEAFGFKSFADPLTVNFDHEMIGIVGPNGSGKSNINDAIRWCLGEQSIKSLRGNNSEDFIFNGSETKPALNMAEVKLIFDNTNRIFAMDYDEIEIIRRVFRGTGENEYFINKQRVRLKDIQDFAMDSGLTKSSLAIISQGNINAFAEAKPLERRALFEEAAGVAKYKRRKLEVLKKLDRSNENLARLKDILNEIDRKLPSLKRQSEKAIKYTTLKDKLNQIELAVLVKDITFFNDKLLELRSQQKKIISTKQDADRELKNKEIEYNELNKENFNLDSKINVLTKEFQSLVLEISDLKVHKIELDNKESALKMSNNDITITNMVNDYNELTVNLQNEREKLATLETQQQEYRAQREAFNTKQAGLNEQLGAINKTIIRLESELERAQHNFENQDNLHEGVKNIINNKNVLPGIIGLVQDIINVDEKYEQAIVTALSGRLQDILVKNVDSAKRAISYLKKNRAGRATFIPLDVILPRYLNSDEEFVIKSVQGYLGLGNNLVKVKKEFRIAVDYLLSRYLICADFDSAQEIGKLTEYRYNIVTLDGEIVRPQGAVTGGSRRTRMAIINPEKELRVLNEKLAMQTEEHHHILKQLNMLRRQLDEINEVIAENQASIGAGKRQIEIIMYDQTKLQNEYQLLTSKNIDETKIVENEAVLNITDQIKQKELLKTKIEQQLNVARSLKDKQSLVINELNNQIGEKRYYISALQEQISKMNTDLSIINVKIQQNITRLTEEYQMTYDHAKTLELKVIDNEDLIRDEIKQLRSDVSQIGNVNLEAIEEYKEENARFQFMNNEYNDANDSVKNLLKSIDEMDSIMEEQFDKTIKEVNENLPSTFEVLFGGGSARIIYTEPENLLETGVDIKVSPPGKNITNLNLLSGGEKSLVALSVLFAILKVRPIPLVILDEAESPLDPANVERFAKYIRSFVETTQFIVVTHRVGTMEHCDVLYGATMQQKGVTKIVGIKLQQAAEMIKEFENKLENKKA, from the coding sequence GTGTTATTTTTAAAAAAATTAGAGGCATTTGGTTTTAAATCATTTGCCGATCCATTAACAGTCAATTTTGATCATGAAATGATAGGAATTGTAGGACCAAATGGGAGCGGAAAATCAAATATTAATGATGCAATTCGTTGATGTTTAGGTGAACAATCAATTAAATCACTTCGCGGGAATAATAGTGAAGATTTTATTTTTAATGGGTCAGAAACAAAACCAGCATTAAATATGGCAGAAGTTAAACTAATTTTTGATAATACAAACCGGATTTTTGCAATGGACTATGATGAAATTGAAATTATTCGTCGTGTTTTTCGAGGAACTGGTGAAAATGAATATTTTATTAATAAACAACGAGTTCGTTTAAAAGACATTCAGGATTTTGCAATGGATAGTGGTTTAACAAAGTCATCATTAGCAATTATTTCACAAGGAAATATTAATGCTTTTGCAGAAGCAAAACCATTAGAACGACGTGCTTTATTTGAAGAAGCTGCTGGGGTTGCAAAATATAAACGCCGTAAATTAGAAGTTTTAAAAAAATTGGATCGTTCAAATGAGAATTTAGCACGTTTAAAAGATATTTTAAATGAAATTGATCGTAAATTACCAAGTTTGAAACGGCAAAGTGAAAAAGCAATCAAATATACAACATTAAAAGATAAATTAAATCAAATTGAATTAGCTGTTTTAGTAAAAGATATTACTTTTTTTAATGACAAATTATTAGAATTACGTTCACAGCAGAAAAAAATTATTAGTACAAAACAAGATGCTGATCGAGAATTAAAAAATAAAGAAATTGAATATAATGAATTAAACAAAGAAAACTTTAATTTGGATAGTAAAATTAATGTTTTAACTAAAGAATTTCAAAGTTTAGTTTTAGAAATTAGTGATTTAAAAGTACACAAAATTGAATTAGATAATAAAGAATCAGCTTTAAAAATGTCTAATAATGATATTACTATTACTAATATGGTTAATGATTATAATGAACTAACTGTTAACTTACAAAATGAACGTGAAAAATTGGCAACATTAGAAACACAACAACAAGAATATCGTGCTCAACGTGAAGCTTTTAATACAAAGCAAGCTGGGTTAAATGAGCAATTAGGAGCAATTAATAAAACAATTATTCGTTTAGAAAGTGAATTAGAACGTGCACAACATAACTTTGAAAATCAGGATAATTTACATGAAGGTGTTAAAAATATTATTAATAATAAAAATGTTTTGCCTGGAATTATCGGATTAGTTCAAGATATTATTAATGTTGATGAAAAATATGAGCAAGCAATTGTGACTGCTTTAAGTGGGCGTTTACAAGATATTTTAGTTAAAAATGTTGATAGTGCAAAACGAGCAATTTCATATTTAAAAAAAAACCGTGCTGGGCGAGCAACATTTATTCCGTTAGATGTAATTTTGCCACGCTATCTTAACAGTGATGAAGAATTTGTAATTAAATCAGTACAAGGATATTTAGGATTAGGAAATAATTTAGTTAAAGTAAAAAAAGAATTTCGAATTGCAGTTGATTACTTACTAAGTCGTTATTTGATTTGTGCTGATTTTGATAGTGCACAAGAAATTGGAAAATTAACAGAATATCGTTATAACATTGTTACATTAGATGGAGAAATCGTTCGCCCGCAGGGAGCTGTTACAGGGGGTTCGCGGCGAACACGAATGGCCATTATTAATCCAGAAAAGGAATTAAGAGTTCTTAATGAAAAATTAGCAATGCAAACTGAAGAACATCATCATATCTTAAAACAATTAAATATGCTTCGACGACAATTAGATGAAATTAATGAAGTTATTGCTGAAAATCAAGCTTCAATTGGGGCAGGAAAACGACAAATTGAAATTATTATGTATGACCAAACAAAGTTGCAAAATGAATATCAGTTACTAACATCAAAAAATATTGATGAAACAAAAATAGTTGAAAATGAAGCAGTGCTTAATATTACGGATCAAATTAAACAAAAAGAACTTTTAAAAACAAAAATTGAACAACAATTAAATGTTGCCCGCAGTTTGAAAGATAAGCAGTCATTAGTAATCAATGAGCTTAATAATCAAATTGGAGAAAAACGATATTATATTTCAGCTTTGCAAGAACAAATTAGCAAAATGAATACTGATTTATCGATTATTAATGTTAAAATTCAGCAAAATATAACAAGACTAACAGAAGAATATCAAATGACATATGACCATGCTAAGACATTGGAATTAAAGGTAATTGATAATGAAGATTTAATTCGTGATGAAATTAAACAGTTACGAAGTGACGTATCTCAAATTGGAAATGTTAATTTAGAAGCAATTGAAGAATATAAAGAGGAAAATGCTCGTTTTCAATTTATGAATAATGAATATAACGATGCAAATGATTCGGTTAAAAACTTGTTAAAGTCAATTGATGAAATGGATAGTATTATGGAAGAACAATTTGATAAAACAATTAAAGAGGTGAATGAGAATTTGCCATCAACTTTTGAAGTATTATTTGGGGGTGGTTCAGCAAGAATTATTTATACTGAACCAGAAAATTTATTAGAAACAGGGGTTGATATTAAAGTATCACCACCAGGGAAAAATATTACTAATTTAAATTTATTATCTGGAGGAGAAAAATCATTGGTTGCTTTATCAGTTCTTTTTGCGATTTTAAAAGTCCGACCAATTCCATTAGTAATTTTAGATGAAGCAGAATCACCATTAGACCCAGCAAATGTTGAGCGATTTGCTAAGTATATTCGTAGTTTTGTTGAAACCACTCAATTTATTGTTGTTACCCATCGCGTTGGAACAATGGAACATTGTGATGTATTATATGGGGCAACAATGCAACAAAAAGGAGTTACAAAAATTGTTGGAATTAAATTACAACAAGCTGCTGAAATGATTAAAGAATTTGAGAATAAACTTGAAAATAAAAAAGCATAA
- the ptsS gene encoding phosphate ABC transporter substrate-binding protein → MKPNESTKAVKEKKDKKHFLKNVVGEISHHKMFTLVGSALALVISIIIWTIASASNVIVAGGSTSVAQVMANITEQYKRDNKEDILYNSLGSAAALVGVKNGSYAFGFLSKDVNSTPKTGDNSSNAQQLWADYHTGRFVFARDYIILVYHLPNGCQINPHQDWLQFKSFFGGEGTKLIRKIYTNLNFTWQQAFGSQLVCSSGSNKFYTLTRESGSGTRYFFESAVIKSEKYETNQVASSNGSMYQSISTTPGSIGYISFSYIKRIISNEYLGAKAIASVISEGSAEPELPYKVIDNNYEFNPAYSLTRPFTGIINYQGKQFNNALPFIAWMLDPLPYSKTKPKIRNGKDNPYYDPNFKLSPHDAAYWYMEEGEEPLSIDYFFFRKYNNNTTFAKSGKTTENEEVAWNFKSDYQSIWDIIVKKFPEKYQAYSEYEYNGMEN, encoded by the coding sequence ATGAAGCCAAACGAATCTACTAAGGCTGTTAAGGAAAAGAAAGACAAAAAACATTTTCTTAAGAATGTAGTAGGAGAGATTAGCCATCATAAAATGTTTACTTTAGTTGGTTCTGCTTTGGCATTAGTAATATCAATTATTATTTGAACAATTGCATCGGCGAGTAATGTAATTGTTGCTGGAGGGAGTACATCAGTTGCCCAAGTAATGGCAAATATTACAGAACAATATAAACGTGATAACAAAGAAGATATTTTATATAATTCATTAGGAAGTGCTGCTGCCTTAGTTGGTGTAAAAAATGGTAGTTATGCTTTTGGTTTTTTATCAAAAGATGTTAATTCAACACCTAAAACAGGAGATAATAGTTCTAATGCTCAGCAACTATGAGCAGATTATCATACTGGTCGTTTTGTTTTTGCTCGTGATTATATTATCTTGGTATATCATTTGCCAAATGGTTGTCAAATTAATCCACACCAAGATTGGTTACAATTTAAAAGTTTTTTTGGTGGAGAAGGAACTAAATTAATTCGTAAGATTTATACTAATCTAAATTTTACTTGACAACAAGCTTTTGGCTCGCAATTAGTTTGTAGTAGTGGTAGCAATAAATTTTATACTTTAACACGTGAGTCTGGAAGTGGGACAAGATATTTTTTTGAATCAGCAGTAATTAAAAGCGAAAAATATGAAACAAATCAAGTAGCTTCATCAAATGGTTCAATGTATCAATCAATTTCAACTACTCCTGGGTCAATTGGTTATATTTCTTTTTCATATATTAAAAGAATTATTAGCAATGAATATTTAGGGGCAAAAGCAATTGCTAGTGTTATTAGTGAAGGAAGTGCAGAACCAGAGTTACCATATAAAGTTATTGATAATAATTATGAATTTAATCCAGCTTATTCTTTAACAAGACCCTTTACTGGAATTATTAATTATCAAGGAAAACAATTTAATAATGCCTTACCTTTTATTGCGTGAATGTTAGATCCATTACCATATTCAAAAACAAAACCAAAAATACGAAATGGGAAAGATAATCCTTATTATGATCCAAATTTTAAGTTAAGTCCACATGATGCTGCATATTGATACATGGAAGAAGGCGAAGAGCCATTATCAATTGATTACTTTTTCTTCCGAAAGTATAATAATAATACAACTTTTGCAAAAAGTGGAAAGACAACTGAAAATGAAGAAGTAGCTTGAAATTTTAAATCAGATTATCAAAGTATTTGAGATATTATTGTGAAAAAATTTCCCGAAAAATATCAAGCATATTCTGAATATGAATATAACGGAATGGAGAATTAA